The Virgibacillus sp. MSP4-1 genome has a segment encoding these proteins:
- a CDS encoding chemotaxis response regulator protein-glutamate methylesterase translates to MQNIRVLVIDDSAFMRKMISDILNQDDQIQVVGTARNGQDGIQKIKSLSPDVITLDVEMPVMNGIEALEKIMKECPVPAVMVSSVTKSGADSTLQALHLGAIDFITKPSGSISLDIYKTEYEIISKVKQAATVNIHQFHTKSTLPNPVPSQTDSTVSQKKKVVVIGVSTGGPRALQSLIPALPDDFPAPILIVQHMPAAFTKSLAERLNRQSKLSVKEAVNGEILSKGVVYIAAGDYHLEIKRTGTTLTALVEQSEPVGGHRPSVNKLFESAADLKYYEKYAVILTGMGSDGSKGIQILKEKDKGTKVIVESEESAVIFGMPKAALNTNEVNHVVSIDQMGSLLSELIQK, encoded by the coding sequence ATGCAAAACATCCGAGTACTGGTCATAGATGATTCGGCATTTATGCGTAAAATGATTTCAGATATTTTAAATCAGGATGATCAAATCCAGGTTGTTGGAACAGCAAGAAATGGACAGGACGGCATTCAAAAAATCAAAAGCCTTTCACCTGATGTCATTACTTTAGACGTGGAAATGCCTGTCATGAATGGGATTGAAGCACTGGAAAAGATTATGAAGGAATGTCCGGTACCGGCTGTTATGGTTTCAAGTGTGACTAAATCGGGGGCAGACAGCACTCTCCAGGCCTTACACCTGGGTGCAATTGACTTTATTACGAAACCTTCCGGATCTATTTCGCTCGATATTTACAAAACAGAATATGAAATCATATCAAAAGTAAAACAGGCTGCAACTGTTAATATTCATCAATTTCATACAAAGTCAACTTTGCCAAACCCTGTACCTTCTCAAACGGACAGTACCGTCAGCCAAAAGAAGAAGGTTGTTGTTATAGGTGTTTCAACAGGTGGACCTAGAGCTTTACAGTCTCTGATCCCTGCTTTGCCTGATGATTTCCCGGCTCCAATTTTAATTGTTCAGCATATGCCGGCTGCATTCACAAAATCACTGGCTGAACGTTTAAATCGCCAGTCAAAACTGTCTGTTAAGGAGGCAGTGAATGGAGAAATCCTATCTAAAGGTGTGGTTTATATTGCTGCTGGCGATTACCACCTGGAGATTAAACGAACAGGAACTACATTGACTGCTTTAGTTGAACAATCCGAGCCGGTGGGCGGACATCGCCCTTCTGTTAATAAATTGTTTGAATCGGCAGCAGATCTGAAATATTATGAAAAATATGCAGTTATTCTGACAGGGATGGGTTCGGATGGATCGAAAGGGATTCAAATATTAAAGGAAAAGGATAAGGGGACAAAAGTCATTGTCGAATCAGAAGAATCTGCAGTGATTTTCGGGATGCCCAAAGCAGCTCTCAATACAAATGAGGTCAATCATGTAGTAAGCATTGATCAAATGGGATCTCTGTTAAGTGAGCTTATTCAAAAATAA
- a CDS encoding chemotaxis protein CheW has protein sequence MTKEQRNEKVIVFQIKNEEYGAPVDAVGSIERMVEVTRVPGTPPFVKGVINLRGVVTPIIDLRERFGIEPAEYDDRTRIIIVSLEDKEVGMIVDTANDVIDVSADAIEPPPEVIGSVDVDYIRGVAKLDNRLLILLNIEKVLSEEEITEISQVEG, from the coding sequence ATGACAAAAGAACAACGCAATGAAAAAGTAATCGTTTTTCAAATAAAGAATGAAGAGTACGGAGCACCGGTGGACGCTGTAGGTTCCATAGAACGTATGGTCGAAGTAACACGAGTCCCCGGTACACCTCCATTTGTAAAAGGAGTGATTAATCTTCGAGGTGTAGTGACCCCGATTATTGATTTAAGGGAAAGATTCGGAATAGAGCCAGCGGAATATGACGACCGGACAAGAATAATTATCGTTTCACTGGAAGATAAAGAAGTTGGAATGATTGTCGACACTGCTAATGATGTTATCGATGTTTCAGCCGATGCTATTGAACCTCCGCCGGAAGTAATAGGATCAGTAGATGTAGATTATATCAGGGGAGTTGCAAAATTAGACAATCGATTATTAATTCTCCTGAATATAGAAAAAGTCCTTTCGGAAGAGGAGATAACTGAAATATCACAGGTAGAAGGGTAG
- a CDS encoding chemotaxis protein CheC: MKDSFSFSSLHLDILKEIGNIGSGNATTSLSALLNRKIQMQVPEVNIVRFDEMMDMTGGPEKEIASIFVKIQGDISGSMFFVLPPHEASMLIREMTGNDDFHFQSPPYSDLAVSAYVELGNILCGSYLSALSDMTNLNIQPSVPSAAFDMVGAILTAGLVEISQVADQAIFIETLLLDEKDQYDQMKGQFFLLPDPDSFDKIFNALGAPR; this comes from the coding sequence ATGAAAGATTCGTTTTCTTTTTCCAGCTTACACTTAGATATATTAAAAGAGATTGGAAATATCGGTTCCGGAAATGCAACGACATCTTTGTCAGCTTTATTAAACCGGAAAATACAAATGCAAGTTCCTGAAGTAAATATCGTCCGTTTTGATGAAATGATGGACATGACAGGTGGACCGGAGAAGGAAATTGCTTCTATTTTTGTAAAAATTCAAGGGGATATTTCAGGCAGTATGTTTTTTGTACTCCCCCCGCATGAGGCAAGTATGCTTATAAGGGAAATGACGGGGAATGACGACTTTCATTTTCAGTCTCCCCCCTATTCTGATCTTGCTGTTTCCGCTTATGTGGAATTGGGAAACATATTATGCGGGTCGTATTTGAGTGCCCTATCCGATATGACAAACCTGAACATTCAGCCGTCTGTACCATCAGCAGCTTTTGATATGGTTGGTGCTATTTTAACGGCAGGACTAGTAGAAATTTCCCAGGTTGCTGACCAGGCGATTTTTATTGAGACGCTGCTATTAGATGAAAAGGATCAATATGACCAGATGAAGGGACAGTTCTTTCTCCTGCCTGACCCTGATTCCTTTGACAAAATTTTCAATGCCTTAGGAGCTCCTCGTTAG